The Triticum aestivum cultivar Chinese Spring chromosome 7B, IWGSC CS RefSeq v2.1, whole genome shotgun sequence genome window below encodes:
- the LOC123157363 gene encoding methyltransferase-like protein 22 isoform X1: MEAAGGGEAEAAEEEQVMSEVHLGCPPRFPGLFLSRFTFSSRPLDPPGGDDGERSDGCELVASTSSSCERASGSPDAVAVDADGDLVLDRRTRRIGDRRRRSEDLVLTVQHGVTSSLRSVGLQVWKAAMLLTDFVLHKSFTSSEFDGVTAMEIGAGTGLVGLAHARVARRIFITDRGTDILDNCLANVRLNSSMLKFDEAKVLVRELDWKMSWPPPVGTHDASDPSSIYFWSASEIKEAEQATLLFAADVIYSDDLTDLFFDTVRQLMSRGAKKVLYLTLEKRYNFSLDELDVVANGYKHFRSFFTVQDVSPGCGGQDNATLKPGLVGEQIDLARVPQYIREYDRGKDPEMWKLMYCPD, translated from the exons ATGGAGGCCGCCGGAggcggggaggcggaggcggcggaggaagagcagGTGATGAGCGAGGTGCACCTGGGCTGCCCGCCCCGCTTCCCCGGCCTCTTCCTCTCCCGCTTCACCTTCTCCTCCCGCCCCCTAG ACCCACCCGGAGGCGACGACGGCGAGCGCAGCGATGGGTGCGAGCTGGTCGCATCAACGAGCAGTTCATGTGAGCGGGCGA GTGGCTCGCCGGACGCTGTCGCCGTGGACGCCGACGGGGACCTCGTTCTCGACCGGAGAACAAGAAGGATTGGAGACA gaagaagaagaagcgaggATCTTGTGCTCACCGTGCAGCACGGCGTCACCTCATCTCTGCGGAGCGTCGGGCTTCAG GTTTGGAAGGCGGCCATGCTGCTAACCGACTTTGTGCTGCACAAGAGCTTCACGTCGTCTGAATTCGACGGTGTTACTGCCATGGAGATCGGTGCTGGCACAG GTTTGGTCGGGTTGGCGCACGCTCGAGTTGCCAGAAGAATTTTCATTACAG ATCGAGGCACTGATATCCTCGATAATTGCTTGGCTAATGTCCGTCTCAACTCTAGCATGCTAAAGTTTGATGAAGCAAAAGTCCTTGTACGGGAACTGGACTGGAAAATGTCGTGGCCTCCGCCCGTGGGTACACATGATGCATCTGATCCAAG TTCGATATACTTTTGGTCTGCAAGTGAAATCAAGGAGGCTGAGCAAGCCACACTACTATTTGCTGCAGATGTTATTTACAGTGACGATCTCACCGATTTGTTCTTCGACACAGTGAGGCAGCTCATGTCACGTGGTGCCAAGAAG GTGCTGTACTTGACCCTGGAGAAGAGATACAACTTCAGCCTGGACGAACTAGACGTCGTGGCCAATGGTTACAAGCATTTCCGAAGCTTCTTCACGGTTCAAGATG TGTCTCCAGGATGTGGAGGCCAGGATAATGCTACACTGAAACCAGGCCTCGTGGGGGAGCAGATAGACCTTGCGAGGGTTCCTCAGTACATCAGGGAATATGACAGAGGCAAGGATCCGGAGATGTGGAAGCTCATGTACTGTCCAGACTAA
- the LOC123157363 gene encoding methyltransferase-like protein 22 isoform X4 — MEAAGGGEAEAAEEEQVMSEVHLGCPPRFPGLFLSRFTFSSRPLDPPGGDDGERSDGCELVASTSSSCGSPDAVAVDADGDLVLDRRTRRIGDRRRRSEDLVLTVQHGVTSSLRSVGLQVWKAAMLLTDFVLHKSFTSSEFDGVTAMEIGAGTGLVGLAHARVARRIFITDRGTDILDNCLANVRLNSSMLKFDEAKVLVRELDWKMSWPPPVGTHDASDPSSIYFWSASEIKEAEQATLLFAADVIYSDDLTDLFFDTVRQLMSRGAKKVLYLTLEKRYNFSLDELDVVANGYKHFRSFFTVQDGCGGQDNATLKPGLVGEQIDLARVPQYIREYDRGKDPEMWKLMYCPD; from the exons ATGGAGGCCGCCGGAggcggggaggcggaggcggcggaggaagagcagGTGATGAGCGAGGTGCACCTGGGCTGCCCGCCCCGCTTCCCCGGCCTCTTCCTCTCCCGCTTCACCTTCTCCTCCCGCCCCCTAG ACCCACCCGGAGGCGACGACGGCGAGCGCAGCGATGGGTGCGAGCTGGTCGCATCAACGAGCAGTTCAT GTGGCTCGCCGGACGCTGTCGCCGTGGACGCCGACGGGGACCTCGTTCTCGACCGGAGAACAAGAAGGATTGGAGACA gaagaagaagaagcgaggATCTTGTGCTCACCGTGCAGCACGGCGTCACCTCATCTCTGCGGAGCGTCGGGCTTCAG GTTTGGAAGGCGGCCATGCTGCTAACCGACTTTGTGCTGCACAAGAGCTTCACGTCGTCTGAATTCGACGGTGTTACTGCCATGGAGATCGGTGCTGGCACAG GTTTGGTCGGGTTGGCGCACGCTCGAGTTGCCAGAAGAATTTTCATTACAG ATCGAGGCACTGATATCCTCGATAATTGCTTGGCTAATGTCCGTCTCAACTCTAGCATGCTAAAGTTTGATGAAGCAAAAGTCCTTGTACGGGAACTGGACTGGAAAATGTCGTGGCCTCCGCCCGTGGGTACACATGATGCATCTGATCCAAG TTCGATATACTTTTGGTCTGCAAGTGAAATCAAGGAGGCTGAGCAAGCCACACTACTATTTGCTGCAGATGTTATTTACAGTGACGATCTCACCGATTTGTTCTTCGACACAGTGAGGCAGCTCATGTCACGTGGTGCCAAGAAG GTGCTGTACTTGACCCTGGAGAAGAGATACAACTTCAGCCTGGACGAACTAGACGTCGTGGCCAATGGTTACAAGCATTTCCGAAGCTTCTTCACGGTTCAAGATG GATGTGGAGGCCAGGATAATGCTACACTGAAACCAGGCCTCGTGGGGGAGCAGATAGACCTTGCGAGGGTTCCTCAGTACATCAGGGAATATGACAGAGGCAAGGATCCGGAGATGTGGAAGCTCATGTACTGTCCAGACTAA
- the LOC123157363 gene encoding methyltransferase-like protein 22 isoform X3, translated as MEAAGGGEAEAAEEEQVMSEVHLGCPPRFPGLFLSRFTFSSRPLDPPGGDDGERSDGCELVASTSSSCGSPDAVAVDADGDLVLDRRTRRIGDRRRRSEDLVLTVQHGVTSSLRSVGLQVWKAAMLLTDFVLHKSFTSSEFDGVTAMEIGAGTGLVGLAHARVARRIFITDRGTDILDNCLANVRLNSSMLKFDEAKVLVRELDWKMSWPPPVGTHDASDPSSIYFWSASEIKEAEQATLLFAADVIYSDDLTDLFFDTVRQLMSRGAKKVLYLTLEKRYNFSLDELDVVANGYKHFRSFFTVQDVSPGCGGQDNATLKPGLVGEQIDLARVPQYIREYDRGKDPEMWKLMYCPD; from the exons ATGGAGGCCGCCGGAggcggggaggcggaggcggcggaggaagagcagGTGATGAGCGAGGTGCACCTGGGCTGCCCGCCCCGCTTCCCCGGCCTCTTCCTCTCCCGCTTCACCTTCTCCTCCCGCCCCCTAG ACCCACCCGGAGGCGACGACGGCGAGCGCAGCGATGGGTGCGAGCTGGTCGCATCAACGAGCAGTTCAT GTGGCTCGCCGGACGCTGTCGCCGTGGACGCCGACGGGGACCTCGTTCTCGACCGGAGAACAAGAAGGATTGGAGACA gaagaagaagaagcgaggATCTTGTGCTCACCGTGCAGCACGGCGTCACCTCATCTCTGCGGAGCGTCGGGCTTCAG GTTTGGAAGGCGGCCATGCTGCTAACCGACTTTGTGCTGCACAAGAGCTTCACGTCGTCTGAATTCGACGGTGTTACTGCCATGGAGATCGGTGCTGGCACAG GTTTGGTCGGGTTGGCGCACGCTCGAGTTGCCAGAAGAATTTTCATTACAG ATCGAGGCACTGATATCCTCGATAATTGCTTGGCTAATGTCCGTCTCAACTCTAGCATGCTAAAGTTTGATGAAGCAAAAGTCCTTGTACGGGAACTGGACTGGAAAATGTCGTGGCCTCCGCCCGTGGGTACACATGATGCATCTGATCCAAG TTCGATATACTTTTGGTCTGCAAGTGAAATCAAGGAGGCTGAGCAAGCCACACTACTATTTGCTGCAGATGTTATTTACAGTGACGATCTCACCGATTTGTTCTTCGACACAGTGAGGCAGCTCATGTCACGTGGTGCCAAGAAG GTGCTGTACTTGACCCTGGAGAAGAGATACAACTTCAGCCTGGACGAACTAGACGTCGTGGCCAATGGTTACAAGCATTTCCGAAGCTTCTTCACGGTTCAAGATG TGTCTCCAGGATGTGGAGGCCAGGATAATGCTACACTGAAACCAGGCCTCGTGGGGGAGCAGATAGACCTTGCGAGGGTTCCTCAGTACATCAGGGAATATGACAGAGGCAAGGATCCGGAGATGTGGAAGCTCATGTACTGTCCAGACTAA
- the LOC123157363 gene encoding methyltransferase-like protein 22 isoform X2, which translates to MEAAGGGEAEAAEEEQVMSEVHLGCPPRFPGLFLSRFTFSSRPLDPPGGDDGERSDGCELVASTSSSCERASGSPDAVAVDADGDLVLDRRTRRIGDRRRRSEDLVLTVQHGVTSSLRSVGLQVWKAAMLLTDFVLHKSFTSSEFDGVTAMEIGAGTGLVGLAHARVARRIFITDRGTDILDNCLANVRLNSSMLKFDEAKVLVRELDWKMSWPPPVGTHDASDPSSIYFWSASEIKEAEQATLLFAADVIYSDDLTDLFFDTVRQLMSRGAKKVLYLTLEKRYNFSLDELDVVANGYKHFRSFFTVQDGCGGQDNATLKPGLVGEQIDLARVPQYIREYDRGKDPEMWKLMYCPD; encoded by the exons ATGGAGGCCGCCGGAggcggggaggcggaggcggcggaggaagagcagGTGATGAGCGAGGTGCACCTGGGCTGCCCGCCCCGCTTCCCCGGCCTCTTCCTCTCCCGCTTCACCTTCTCCTCCCGCCCCCTAG ACCCACCCGGAGGCGACGACGGCGAGCGCAGCGATGGGTGCGAGCTGGTCGCATCAACGAGCAGTTCATGTGAGCGGGCGA GTGGCTCGCCGGACGCTGTCGCCGTGGACGCCGACGGGGACCTCGTTCTCGACCGGAGAACAAGAAGGATTGGAGACA gaagaagaagaagcgaggATCTTGTGCTCACCGTGCAGCACGGCGTCACCTCATCTCTGCGGAGCGTCGGGCTTCAG GTTTGGAAGGCGGCCATGCTGCTAACCGACTTTGTGCTGCACAAGAGCTTCACGTCGTCTGAATTCGACGGTGTTACTGCCATGGAGATCGGTGCTGGCACAG GTTTGGTCGGGTTGGCGCACGCTCGAGTTGCCAGAAGAATTTTCATTACAG ATCGAGGCACTGATATCCTCGATAATTGCTTGGCTAATGTCCGTCTCAACTCTAGCATGCTAAAGTTTGATGAAGCAAAAGTCCTTGTACGGGAACTGGACTGGAAAATGTCGTGGCCTCCGCCCGTGGGTACACATGATGCATCTGATCCAAG TTCGATATACTTTTGGTCTGCAAGTGAAATCAAGGAGGCTGAGCAAGCCACACTACTATTTGCTGCAGATGTTATTTACAGTGACGATCTCACCGATTTGTTCTTCGACACAGTGAGGCAGCTCATGTCACGTGGTGCCAAGAAG GTGCTGTACTTGACCCTGGAGAAGAGATACAACTTCAGCCTGGACGAACTAGACGTCGTGGCCAATGGTTACAAGCATTTCCGAAGCTTCTTCACGGTTCAAGATG GATGTGGAGGCCAGGATAATGCTACACTGAAACCAGGCCTCGTGGGGGAGCAGATAGACCTTGCGAGGGTTCCTCAGTACATCAGGGAATATGACAGAGGCAAGGATCCGGAGATGTGGAAGCTCATGTACTGTCCAGACTAA